One genomic window of Mercenaria mercenaria strain notata chromosome 2, MADL_Memer_1, whole genome shotgun sequence includes the following:
- the LOC128549744 gene encoding uncharacterized protein LOC128549744: MIKNKRCILYGLNVHHRSLCPNKFKSTDVCAVSSETTGSSKNSEIREENVLISSGEMVLMQTARAEVQNPKGTAREHARILLDSGSQRTYITQSLAKKLGVEKGKEEEIKLVTFGCDKPKIFKTYATQLCLKLKNGEYIEISANIVPVISENIQQRQINMSTDENLKHLLKSLDMADTLEPAETSANVDLLLGNDYYLDIVMLQKIQVTSGLYLLASKLGWILTGRTKETRENENETNMLILTHGTNISATKVFSSVDSIVPTKPDLDDFWKIESLGITKCENQSQISDKVALATFKETLRYKNGMYFVTWPWKEENPELPENRHLAFSRLKSNIARMKNKPEILEKYNTVIQEQLSKGVIEKVDNNTKNGAIHYIPHHAVITPQKTTTKLRVVYDASAKVRKENKSLNECLYRGPVILSDLCGLLMRFRLHKMAVVSDIEKAFLQIGLQENQRDVTRFLWIRDIKRPFVNKENVQEYRFCRVPFGVISSPFLLGATIESHLESYNNSIANKIKDDIYVDNVITGTDTWQEALDLYSVSKRIFSEASMNLRE; the protein is encoded by the coding sequence ATGATTAAGAATAAAAGGTGTATACTGTATGGACTAAACGTTCACCATCGTAGTTTGTGTCCAAACAAATTCAAATCGACAGACGTTTGTGCGGTTAGTTCAGAGACTACAGGCTCTTCTAAGAATAGTGAAATACGTGAGGAAAACGTGCTAATTTCATCTGGTGAAATGGTTTTAATGCAAACAGCAAGAGCGGAAGTGCAAAACCCCAAAGGAACAGCCAGAGAACACGCACGAATATTACTTGATTCTGGATCCCAGAGAACTTACATTACACAGTCATTAGCCAAGAAGCTCGGTGTAGAGAAAGGCAAGGAAGAAGAAATAAAGCTAGTCACATTTGGTTGTGATAAACCgaagatttttaaaacatatgcCACACAATTGtgcttaaagttaaaaaatggaGAGTATATTGAAATCAGTGCAAATATTGTTCCAGTCATAAGTGAGAACATACAGCAAAGACAAATAAACATGTCTACAGATGAAAACTTAAAGCACCTATTGAAAAGTTTAGATATGGCTGATACACTTGAACCAGCAGAAACATCAGCAAATGTAGACTTGCTATTAGGAAACGATTATTACCTGGATATTGTTATGTTACAAAAGATTCAGGTTACATCAGGACTTTACCTACTAGCATCAAAGTTAGGCTGGATACTTACAGGCAGAACAAAGGAAACACgcgaaaatgaaaatgaaacaaacatgcTAATTCTTACACACGGAACAAATATCAGTGCAACAAAGGTGTTTTCAAGTGTCGACTCGATTGTTCCAACAAAGCCAGATTTGGATGACTTTTGGAAGATCGAATCCTTGGGAATTACTAAATGtgaaaatcaaagtcaaataaGTGATAAGGTTGCTCTGGCGACATTCAAAGAGACGTTGAGATATAAAAATGGAATGTACTTTGTGACCTGGCCATGGAAAGAAGAAAATCCAGAACTACCGGAAAATAGACATCTTGCATTCTCAAGGTTGAAATCAAATATAGCAAGAATGAAAAACAAGCCTGAGATTCTTGAGAAATACAACACCGTGATACAGGAACAACTTAGCAAAGGTGTAATTGAAAAGGTAGATAACAACACGAAAAATGGAGCGATACATTATATTCCACACCATGCTGTGATTACTCCACAAAAAACTACAACGAAATTACGTGTAGTGTATGATGCATCTGCGAAAGTTAGAAAAGAGAACAAAAGTTTGAACGAATGCTTGTATCGAGGCCCAGTAATACTAAGTGATCTTTGTGGATTATTAATGCGCTTCAGGTTACATAAAATGGCAGTGGTTTCAGATATAGAGAAGGCCTTTTTACAAATCGGGCTACAAGAAAACCAGCGGGACGTGACAAGATTTCTCTGGATAAGAGACATAAAACGGCCTtttgtaaataaagaaaatgtacaggaGTACAGATTTTGTCGTGTTCCATTTGGTGTTATTTCCAGTCCTTTTTTGTTGGGAGCAACTATTGAAAGTCACTTGGAATCTTATAACAACAGTATTGCCAACAAAATCAAAGATGACATCTACGTGGATAATGTGATTACGGGCACTGACACATGGCAAGAAGCACTTGACTTGTATAGTGTAAGTAAAAGGATATTTAGTGAAGCCTCCATGAATTTAAGAGAATGA
- the LOC128549742 gene encoding uncharacterized protein LOC128549742, translating to MGGYYERLVGIVKKVFRKTLGRRLLTLIQLQTLVKEAEAVVNSRPFVYVGDDVNSSITLTPSHFLTLNPSTGIPELEADDMDSDFLACYSSSDRLLEIWKKGQKLINMFWQIWRNDYLLSLRERTQTQLKTGRIQSSDQPSIGDIVLLKEDLPRGSWKLGKIVNLIQSRDGKIRSAKVKVSSGKVLGRPLKLLFPIETSSSAGETYFHSDKCGTTDEAGKTLRTPRTAAESARQKIKDQLS from the coding sequence ATGGGAGGCTATTACGAGAGACTCGTAGGCATAGTAAAAAAAGTGTTTCGAAAAACGTTAGGCCGAAGACTTTTAACACTTATTCAGTTGCAAACATTAGTGAAAGAAGCGGAAGCGGTCGTGAACTCAAGACCTTTTGTCTACGTAGGTGATGACGTAAATTCCAGCATCACATTAACGCCtagtcattttttaacattaaaccCAAGTACAGGTATTCCGGAATTGGAAGCAGATGACATGGATTCTGATTTTTTAGCTTGTTATAGTTCAAGTGATCGTCTTCTAGAAATTTGGAAAAAGGGTCAGAAATTGATTAACATGTTCTGGCAAATTTGGCGCAACGATTACCTGTTGAGTCTTCGGGAAAGGACTCAAACACAATTAAAAACTGGGAGAATTCAATCTTCTGATCAACCAAGTATAGGCGACATAGTGTTGCTAAAAGAGGATTTGCCTagaggaagttggaagttaggaAAAATAGTGAATTTAATTCAAAGCCGTGACGGTAAAATTAGATCAGCAAAAGTTAAAGTTTCTTCAGGAAAAGTGCTTGGGCGTCCCCTTAAGCTACTTTTTCCTATTGAGACGTCATCTAGTGCTGGTGAAACATATTTTCATAGTGATAAATGTGGTACTACAGATGAAGCTGGAAAGACATTAAGGACACCCCGAACAGCAGCGGAAAGTGCTAGACAAAAAATAAAGGACCAACTGTCATAA
- the LOC128549746 gene encoding uncharacterized protein LOC128549746, whose amino-acid sequence MKQQQKLIEMNERKEHMKSSVKLPKLDLLPYGGDKLKWLEFWDSFECTIHKNKMLSNVEKFTYLRNKLYGEAKRAIMGIALTEENYDVAIEILKDRFGNIQEVIDLHYNQMINLYPASNKTESLRILLDKVEKNLRSLEVLHQNISQDVFVSMIRSKLPQDVLLQLEIQKGTVDKWTVTTLRDKLRCYVTAREKAEKKSSISDSSRNRSNEDSLSRHTPKGRDGRGNKFREPSFLHNSGKLGSAEALVTTEQRKSVNTKFNKCRYCEKGHWSDECPTFRTIDERKKKLKGRYNFEVI is encoded by the coding sequence atgaaacaacaacaaaagctaATAGAAATGAACGAGAGAAAAGAACACATGAAATCATCAGTAAAATTACCCAAACTAGACTTACTACCTTACGGTGGAGATAAACTTAAGTGGTTGGAGTTTTGGGATTCATTTGAGTGTACAAtccataaaaataaaatgctctcAAACGTCGAGAAGTTTACATATCTAAGGAATAAGTTGTACGGGGAAGCAAAACGGGCCATAATGGGTATTGCCCTTACTGAAGAAAATTATGATGTGGCAATCGAAATTCTGAAAGATCGTTTTGGAAATATACAAGAAGTGATTGACTTGCACTATAACCAGATGATAAATTTGTATCCAGCAAGCAACAAAACAGAAAGTTTGAGAATACTTTTGGACAAAGTCGAAAAAAATCTTAGAAGTCTAGAAGTGCTTCATCAAAATATCAGTCAGGACGTATTTGTTTCAATGATACGTTCAAAGCTTCCTCAAGATGTGTTGCTTCAACTAGAAATTCAAAAAGGAACAGTGGATAAGTGGACTGTCACAACCCTTAGAGACAAACTCAGATGTTATGTAACAGCTCGTGAGAAAGCAGAGAAAAAATCATCAATATCAGATTCAAGTAGAAATCGATCAAATGAGGATTCTCTGAGTCGACATACGCCGAAAGGGAGAGATGGTCGCGGAAACAAGTTTCGAGAACCAAGTTTTTTACACAATTCTGGAAAACTAGGTTCTGCCGAGGCTCTAGTTACTACCGAACAAAGGAAGTCAGTAAACACGAAGTTTAACAAATGTCGATATTGTGAAAAGGGACACTGGAGTGACGAATGTCCTACTTTTCGCACTAttgatgaaagaaaaaagaagttaaaGGGAAGGTATAATTTTGAAGTGATTTAG
- the LOC128549743 gene encoding uncharacterized protein LOC128549743, translating to MKTAEEMWLLHVQRKHFADEFESIRSAKKNNLQQQLGLYIDEVGLLRCKGRLENADISENAKHPVLLPRKDRLTYLFIDKIHKEILHSGVSQTLAKTRQRFWIPHGRATIKSVLHMCTVCRRFDGGPYKMPPMPSLLHLE from the coding sequence ATGAAAACTGCAGAAGAAATGTGGTTACTACATGTTCAAAGAAAACACTTTGCTGATGAATTTGAGTCAATTAGAAGTGCAAAGAAAAACAATCTGCAACAACAATTAGGTCTTTATATTGATGAAGTTGGACTACTGCGATGCAAAGGCAGATTAGAGAATGCGGATATCAGTGAAAATGCCAAACATCCAGTACTTCTGCCAAGAAAAGATCGTTTGACATATCTTTTCATTGACAAAATACACAAAGAAATTCTGCATAGTGGTGTTTCCCAAACGTTAGCAAAAACAAGACAAAGATTCTGGATTCCACATGGTCGAGCAACAATAAAGTCTGTTCTACATATGTGTACAGTGTGTCGCCGCTTTGACGGAGGTCCTTATAAGATGCCGCCGATGCCGTCTTTACTCCATCTAGAGTGA